One Miscanthus floridulus cultivar M001 chromosome 11, ASM1932011v1, whole genome shotgun sequence DNA window includes the following coding sequences:
- the LOC136490765 gene encoding transcription repressor OFP13-like, whose amino-acid sequence MPPSLHPPHLHFHKLKRRHHPAAMAKKGLAAILYKFRDVHRPPSASPLAPSTPSAHYAQRCYPPPPSAWPWPSCRHPRTSSFRGPKDDDAAVFRTVNSVYDTTSEQFLWRSSIDEAACVDRPSPLSLLGEAVAVTEQVDEEEEKEKELRETAVVRGMRSERLFFEPAGAEFLPKQGVAPSRGKNEAATVAVAGVKSEEPATTDAPRDKDEPAAEAVAAKGSSAVVVTVESKDPYGDFRASMAEMVAAHGLRDWEALEELLAWYLKLNAKGVHAAIVGAFIDLLVTVQPQASSPPSLPSPSPSSSCITFEEYSSATFDEEDGKS is encoded by the exons ATGCCTCCTTCCCTGCACCCTCCCCACCTCCACTTCCACAAGCTCAAGCGCCGCCACCAccccgccgccatggccaagaaGGGCCTGGCCGCCATCCTCTACAAGTTCCGCGACGTGCACCGCCCGCCCTCTGCGTCGCCGCTGGCGCCGTCGACCCCTTCCGCGCACTACGCCCAGCGCTGctacccgccgccgccgtccgcgtgGCCCTGGCCGTCGTGCCGGCACCCGCGCACCAGCTCGTTCCGCGGGCCCAAGGACGACGACGCCGCGGTGTTCCGGACCGTGAACAGCGTCTACGACACGACCTCGGAGCAGTTCCTCTGGCGCTCGTCCATCGATGAGGCGGCGTGCGTCGACCGGCCGAGCCCCCTGTCGTTGCTCGGAGAGGCCGTTGCGGTTACGGAGCAggtggacgaggaggaggagaaggagaaggagctgCGAGAGACGGCCGTCGTGCGCGGCATGCGTTCGGAGCGGCTGTTCTTCGAGCCGGCCGGCGCAGAGTTCTTGCCCAAGCAG GGTGTGGCTCCGTCGAGAGGCAAGAACGAGGCGGCCACCGTGGCAGTGGCAGGCGTCAAGAGCGAGGAACCAGCGACGACAGACGCGCCGCGCGACAAGGACGAGCCGGCGGCGGAGGCCGTCGCGGCGAAGGGCAGCAGCGCGGTGGTGGTGACAGTGGAGTCCAAGGACCCGTACGGCGACTTCAGGGCGTCCATGGCGGAGATGGTGGCGGCGCACGGGCTGCGCGACTGGGAGGCCCTGGAGGAGCTCTTGGCGTGGTACCTCAAGCTCAACGCCAAGGGCGTCCACGCTGCCATCGTCGGTGCATTCATCGACCTTCTCGTGACCGTGCAGCCGCAGGCGTCGTCCCCGCCGTCgctgccgtcgccgtcgccctcGTCGTCGTGCATCACCTTCGAGGAGTACTCCTCGGCAACCTTTGACGAGGAAGACGGCAAGAGCTGA